AACAGTCAACTTCACTGATTTTTCAGATGATTCTTCACCTGTCGCATTTGTTTTACCAAAGTGGATGTAAGTTTGTCCTTGACCTTGGTCTTTATTTGAACCAGTATTATCAACGATTGTTACTGCAGAAGCTTCAGTTACTTCGGCAGAAGTTTTTACCGCGCTTGTTGGTAATGCAATTTCTTCTGCTACATTTGTTTTGCGGCCAATATTTCTGTATAACAACGTTGCTCCAGAAAGTGTACGTTCTTGCGATTCTTCCCCGTCCTTAACAGTAGTTGTCATTGGTTTTGTGATTTGAGCTGTTAGCGTATAGTTGTGGTTCAATGTACTACGAACATCTTTGATCAATACGTTATTAGCCATTACTGCTTCTTTTTCTGTATAATTTTTAGCCCAGAAGACACGGTCATTTCCGTCTGTCACAACAGCATTCATTCCGAAGCTTAATGGTGTCACATCTTGAATCCCAAAAATAGCTGGTCTGATCGGTCTAGTAACTGAACCAGATTCGATATCAGTATCTGAGTTTCCATCTGAATCAGTTAGTTTTGGTCTTGTCGTGTCTGTATCATCACCTGTATTACGAGTGAATTGGATATCCATATCACCTGTAAAAGTTGTATTATCTGCCTTTGTAATTCCTGGTACAGCTACCGCTACTCCTAGTGTTGCTAATAATACAGCACCACATAATTTGTTTGTTAATTTCATTTGTGTTTCCTCCTATATTGTGTGTTTTTATTTATGGTAACTCGGAAATAATCCAAGTCAGCACCGTTGTATAAGTTCCTGGTTCTTTTTTAGTTCTCCCAGGAATAGTCAATCGAACTGCATTATTTAAATAAACAGCTTGATTATCTTTAGAATTGTCAATGACAGGCTTCCCGTTTTCATCTAACCGAGGAACTAACGTAGATTTTTCATCATTTGGATTGTCTTCTGACGTTCCGAAAATAATACTCCATGTTCCTCCACCTGTTCCTTTTTCAGCTTTAGCTAAGGTATAGGTTTCTCCTAGATTGTTCAAACGAATGACTTCTTTTGAAACACTAGGATATTTTGGGATTCCATTTGGTGTGTTGACCCATGATTTATCGAAAGAAAGAACCGCGCCATCAAGTTGATGCTTCTCTTTATCTTGCTTAGTAAATTGAGTTTCTTGGCGAACTTGTAAACTCCAACCCGTTTGCGTATCTCTATAATCGGAAATTTGAATAAAGTTCCCTTTAGGAGCAATGATTCCTTTAAATAGTAATGAATCGACTGGATAGCTGATATCATTTTTCACTATTTTGTTACTACTGAAGTTGATGTTAGGAACAAAATCAATTCTTAACGGGCCATTAGTCTTCCCGTACTCATCCTCACTTATTAACTCATTTTTAGGATTTTCAGGATCTAATACGCCAAAGCCTGGATCAACTAGCCCTTTGAATGAGATACCTATGTCTCCTGTTTGTTTTTCGGCATAGGCATAATTTGCCCCTCCAGCTACTATAGTAGCGACAATGACAAATACTAATGGAGAGATCCAATGAATTTTACTCATTTACTCATTGCTCCTTCCCTTTTGTCGACGATTGAGCCACCAGATCAACAGTAATAACAGTATTAATAAGATTCCACTAATCAAAAAGCTATACTTGATCAACTCACCGGTCGAAGGTAATCTACCCTCTGGTTTTATCATAACGTTAGACGAACTGGATGGGTTCATTGAACTGGACGAAACTGATTCACTTGTACTCGGTGAGGTATCATCAAAGAGTGTTATTTCTCCTTTGGTTTGGATCTGTGCCCCATCTTCAGCGTTTACATCTCCCACAGCAATTACTGAAAAAACAAGTATGAGTAAAGAAGAAAGTATAGTTTTAACTAAAAAATTCTGTTTTTCCATGCTATTCCTCCGCCCTTCTACTTGGTATTTTCCAATGTAATTGTTATTTTTGCCTGATATTTTCCAAGTGCTTTAATCGCTCCTGGTTGTAAATCGAGTAAAAATCCTTCTCCTTTAGACCAGCGTTCTTTGGTAATATCGTAGGTATCAGAAGCTGTATTCGTGTGATTAACAATAACGACACTATCTGTTCCTAACATCAAGTCTTCTCCTTGATAGTTATACTTGATGGCATCAGGAATAATAACTTCTTTATTCGCTAAACTGGTCAATGGCTGATCAACGTTGGCTTTTAACGACCATTCTTCTTTTTCTGCTCGAGTATCTGATACAACTAATGGTTTTCCAACCACTTTAGGATCAGTGAATTTCACTGCATTGACCGTCGCATTTTTCGTCTCAAAATCAAGTACATCTGGTGCTGAAATCAGTGTCAATGCACCATTAAATTGATAATCAGCCCTATTTTCTCCATAAACGATTTTAAACTGTTCATTATCTGGTTTTTTGACTAATTCATAGTTATCTGCTTTCAACTTAGCTAAAATATCAGTCACTTCTGACAATTCGGTCAAATCAACAGTGCTGCCTATTTCATTTGTTCCCGTATAAGGATCATGAATTGCATTCCCTTTGATGTCTAAAAAGTTGACGATCAGCTTCGCACTGAGGGTGATTTGAACTGTAGTTGTTTCAGTCACTGCACCCTTTTTCGCTTGAATCGTAGCTGTATACTTTTTTGTGATATCAGGATCGTTCGTCAGGGTTGTATTAAGAACGGATAATTCCACATCCTTTTGTAAACCTGTAGCAATATCCCAACCGGCAGCATCTGATTTTTTCAAAATCAAGGCATTCAGTTCTTCGTCTGACAAACCAGAAACTTCTTTCCTATTTGTACCGAAGTCAACAGCTCCAACCATCACGCCTGTTGTTGGTAAAGTATCGTCTAAAACCATTACAGGAACGCGAATAATCGTTTTTTGAGAAGGATCATTCATGTCTGTCATACGAACTTCCATATATTGCAGACCTGGTTTAGATGTATCAACTGGTTTAGATGGATTCACATACTCAAAATCTGCTTTATGACCTGGTAAAATGACTGGATCCGCAATCAGCGTATTGGCTTCTTTGTTCCAAACGCTATCTTTTTTAAGAATTTGCGCTATAGGTGAACCGCCTAGATGATAGACATTGACCTTGATTTGATAATCATGTGATGGTACACCATTCGTTGGTCCGCCGGATTCATCTACGGCTATTAAGCTTGTATCATAACTTTTGATTGTTCCTTGTTCTTCATTTAGATTATCCGATAATTTATTCACTGGAATGACCAAACGCCCATCAAATTCTTTTACTTCATTTGAAAGATAAGGAAGTTGGTTTTCACTTCCGTCAGGATACGTAACATACACTGAACCTTTAGCTCCAGCTTCTGGAATCTTACTTATCGTATAATCTGACACTAAATCTTCTGTATGATCTTGATAGATATTAAAAACATCCGGATCTGCTTGTAATTGCATGTAAGGAAGTTCCTGACCCACAAACACTTCATATCCTGTTTTCAAAGACTCTCCTGATGCAATATCTTTCCAAGGTGCTCCTAATTGATAAGCTGTATCTACATTTTCTGAAATGACATCACCTTCAGCTAATTCGTCACTTTCATTTCCAGACTTACTAAAGTCATTGCCAAAATAATTATAGTCGTTAAAAACCCCAATACCTTTATAGGCACCAGCAATAAATTTTGTATAATCTGATAGCCACTGTCCTTTGGAGTCTTTCAACTTAATTGAAAATCGCCGTTTAACGGGTTTATTATTCACATCCTGTTCCTTCTCCATATAGAATCCACTATTATTTCCCATTGCATAAATTGAAACTAAATCTGATAGATAGTCTGTGTCTACACTTTCTAACATAGAAAATTTCTTTGTCTCGTTAGAAAGATTGTACATGTCCAAGTAAACAGAAAAGTTTAAATTTCGGGCTAAGGATAATGTATAAACATACATAACCTGATTCTTTTGATCGAACAAAATTTGCTTGATCGTGTTGCCTTTTCTCATAAAATAACTAGTTACGATTCTACTATCCACTTCATCCCAACCAAGACCATTCGTTCTACTCCAACCGACACTTCCTCCATATAGAGGATAACTTCCTACACCTGGGATATCAGACACTTTTTGATCAAAAAAAACGTATCCTCGATTCTGTTCATCCTTAATGATAAACCCTTGATCTGTTTTAAGCGCACTCGTTAGGCCTCTTTGAGGAAAACTCATTTTTGATCCAGTAAGAGGATTAATAACCAATCCTTCTGAAGAATTCAACGGGATATTTTTCCAGTCGTTTGAAAGATCTTTTCCAAATACTTTATCCGGAACAACTAAAATATTTAGTTTATATGGGATTATTTCTGTTTCAGAAGTAATCGTGACCGTTATCTCACCAGTTTGACTAAGTGGTGTAATCGTTGTACCCGTTACCTTTACATCTAGTTTTTTCCCCGAAGTTAGCGCCCAAGCACTTAACGATAATTTATTGGTCAACAATTGAATGATTTGGATGTTATCCAAATTTTTGAGCTCACCTTTGGTCACAAGCGGCAGATCATAACTCAATCCAGCCTTGGCATTTACAATGGTCG
This sequence is a window from Enterococcus sp. 7F3_DIV0205. Protein-coding genes within it:
- a CDS encoding WxL domain-containing protein, encoding MKLTNKLCGAVLLATLGVAVAVPGITKADNTTFTGDMDIQFTRNTGDDTDTTRPKLTDSDGNSDTDIESGSVTRPIRPAIFGIQDVTPLSFGMNAVVTDGNDRVFWAKNYTEKEAVMANNVLIKDVRSTLNHNYTLTAQITKPMTTTVKDGEESQERTLSGATLLYRNIGRKTNVAEEIALPTSAVKTSAEVTEASAVTIVDNTGSNKDQGQGQTYIHFGKTNATGEESSEKSVKLTVGKDKTIFEGNYKGEVTWVLTAAK
- a CDS encoding WxL domain-containing protein, encoding MSKIHWISPLVFVIVATIVAGGANYAYAEKQTGDIGISFKGLVDPGFGVLDPENPKNELISEDEYGKTNGPLRIDFVPNINFSSNKIVKNDISYPVDSLLFKGIIAPKGNFIQISDYRDTQTGWSLQVRQETQFTKQDKEKHQLDGAVLSFDKSWVNTPNGIPKYPSVSKEVIRLNNLGETYTLAKAEKGTGGGTWSIIFGTSEDNPNDEKSTLVPRLDENGKPVIDNSKDNQAVYLNNAVRLTIPGRTKKEPGTYTTVLTWIISELP
- a CDS encoding LPXTG cell wall anchor domain-containing protein translates to MEKQNFLVKTILSSLLILVFSVIAVGDVNAEDGAQIQTKGEITLFDDTSPSTSESVSSSSMNPSSSSNVMIKPEGRLPSTGELIKYSFLISGILLILLLLLIWWLNRRQKGRSNE